From Desmodus rotundus isolate HL8 chromosome 12, HLdesRot8A.1, whole genome shotgun sequence, one genomic window encodes:
- the PHGDH gene encoding D-3-phosphoglycerate dehydrogenase: protein MAFANLRKVLISDSLDPCCRKILQDGGLQVVEKQNMSKEELIAELQDCEGLIVRSATKVTADVINAAEKLQVVGRAGTGVDNVDLEAATRKGVLVMNTPNGNSLSAAELTCGMILCLARQIPQATASMKNGKWERKKFMGTELNGKILGILGLGRIGREVATRMQSFGMKTVGYDPIISPEVSASFGVQQLPLEEIWPLCDFITVHTPLLPSTTGLLNDGTFAQCKKGVRVVNCARGGIVDEGALLRALQSGHCAGAALDVFTDEPPRDRALVDHENVISCPHLGASTREAQSRCGEEIAVQFVDMVKGKSLMGVVNAQALTSAFSPHTKPWIGLAEALGTLMQAWAGSPKGTIQVVTQGTSLKNAGNCLSPAVIVGLLKDASHQADVNLVNAKLLMKEAGLNVITSHNPAVPGEPGCGEGLLTVALAGAPYQAVGLVQGTTPVLQALNGAVFRPEVPLRRGLPLLLFRAQPSNPALLPTVIGLLAEAGVQLVSYQTSVVADGETWHVMGISSPLPSLDSWKQHVTEAFQFHF from the exons GACTGCGAAGGCCTCATCGTCCGCTCGGCCACCAAGGTGACCGCTGATGTCATCAACGCAGCAGAGAAGCTCCAGGTTGTGGGTCGGGCCGGCACGGGCGTGGACAACGTGGATCTGGAGGCCGCAACAAGGAAGGGCGTCCTGGTCATGAA CACCCCCAATGGGAACAGTCTCAGTGCCGCGGAGCTCACCTGTGGGATGATCCTGTGTCTTGCCAG GCAGATTCCCCAGGCGACGGCATCCATGAAGAATGGCAAATGGGAACGGAAGAAG TTCATGGGAACCGAGTTGAATGGAAAGATCCTGGGAATTCTTGGCCTGGGCAGAATTGGGAGAGAGGTGGCCACCCGGATGCAGTCCTTTGGGATGAAG ACTGTAGGGTATGACCCCATCATTTCGCCAGAGGTCTCGGCCTCCTTCGGTGTTCAGCAGCTGCCCCTGGAGGAGATCTGGCCTCTCTGTGATTTCATCACTGTGCacacccctctcctgccctccaccACAG gcctgctgAACGACGGCACCTTCGCCCAGTGCAAGAAGGGGGTGCGCGTGGTGAACTGTGCCCGCGGAGGGATCGTGGACGAGGGCGCCCTGCTCCGGGCCCTGCAGTCCGGCCATTGCGCAGGGGCCGCGCTGGACGTGTTCACGGAT GAGCCACCACGGGACCGAGCCTTGGTGGACCATGAGAACGTCATCAGCTGCCCCCACCTGGGCGCCAGCACCAGGGAGGCCCAGAGCCGCTGCGGGGAGGAAATCGCTGTGCAGTTCGTGGACATGGTGAAGGGGAAGTCTCTGATGGGGGTT GTGAACGCCCAGGCCCTTACCAGCGCCTTCTCTCCGCACACCAAGCCTTGGATTGGCCTGGCAGAGGCTCTGGGGACACTGATGCAAGCCTGGGCTGGGTCCCCCAAAGGGACCATCCAGGTGGTAACACAGG GAACATCCCTGAAGAATGCCGGGAACTGCCTAAGCCCTGCAGTCATTGTCGGCCTCCTGAAAGATGCTTCCCATCAGGCGGACGTGAACTTGGTGAACGCCAAGCTGCTGATGAAGGAGGCTGGCCTCAAT GTGATCACCTCTCACAACCCTGCTGTGCCAGGAGAGCCAGGCTGCGGGGAGGGCCTCCTGACCGTGGCCCTGGCAGGTGCCCCCTaccaggctgtgggtttggtccagGGCACCACACCCGTGCTGCAGGCACTCAACGGCGCTGTCTTCAGACCAGAAGTGCCTCTCCGCAGGGGTCTGCCCCTGCTCCTGTTCCGGGCTCAGCCCTCCAACCCTGCCCTGCTGCCTACCGTGATTG ggctcctggcaGAGGCAGGTGTGCAGCTGGTGTCCTACCAGACCTCGGTGGTGGCAGATGGGGAGACCTGGCACGTCATGGGCatctcctccccactgcccagcctGGACTCCTGGAAGCAGCATGTGACCGAGGCCTTCCAGTTTCACTTCTAA
- the HMGCS2 gene encoding hydroxymethylglutaryl-CoA synthase, mitochondrial yields MQRLLSPTKRVLQVKRGMQEAPAVAARLLPAALQRFSAVPAIPLAKTNTWPKDVGILAMEVYFPAQYVDQTDLEKYNNVEAGRYTRGLGQTHMGFCSVQEDINSLCLTVVQQLMERTKLPWDSVGRLEVGTETIIDKSKAVKTVLMELFQSSGNTDIEGIDTTNACYGGTASLFNAANWMESSYWDGRYAMVVCGDIAVYARGNARPTGGAGAVAMLVGPKAPLVLERGLRGTHMENVYDFYKPDWSTEYPTVDGKLSIQCYLRALDRCYTVYRQKIQSQWKQAGIDRPFTLDDLQFMIFHTPFCKLTQKSLARLMFNDFLSASSDTQISHYKGLEAFRGLKLEDTYNNKELEKALQKASLDTFNRKTKASLYFSTYNGNTYTSSLYGCLASLLSQHSAQDLAGSRIGAFSYGSGLAASLFSFQVSQDASPGSPLEKLVSSMSDLPERLASRKRMSAEEFTAIMEQREQFYHKVNFSPPGDTRNLFPGTWYLERVDELYRRKYARCPV; encoded by the exons GTTTTCTGCAGTCCCTGCTATCCCCTTGGCCAAAACGAATACTTGGCCAAAGGATGTGGGCATCCTTGCCATGGAGGTGTATTTCCCTGCCCAATATGTGGACCAAACAGACCTGGAGAAGTATAACAATGTAGAAGCCGGGAGGTACACAAGGGGCTTGGGCCAAACCCACATGGGCTTCTGCTCAGTCCAGGAGGACATCAACTCCCTGTGCCTGACGGTGGTGCAGCAGCTGATGGAGCGCACGAAGCTCCCGTGGGACTCTGTGGGCCGGCTGGAAGTGGGCACCGAGACCATCATCGACAAGTCCAAGGCTGTTAAAACAGTGCTCATGGAGCTCTTCCAGAGCTCAGGCAACACTGACATCGAGGGCATAGATACCACCAATGCCTGCTACGGTGGCACTGCCTCCCTCTTCAATGCGGCCAACTGGATGGAGTCCAGCTACTGGGATG GTCGCTATGCAATGGTGGTCTGTGGGGACATCGCAGTGTACGCCAGAGGAAATGCTCGCCCCACAGGCGGGGCCGGGGCTGTGGCAATGCTGGTTGGGCCCAAGGCTCCCCTGGTCCTTGAGAGAG GGCTTCGGGGAACCCATATGGAGAACGTATATGATTTCTACAAACCAGACTGGTCTACGGAATACCCAACGGTAGATGGGAAGCTCTCCATCCAGTGCTACTTACGGGCCTTGGACCGATGTTATACAGTATACCGTCAAAAAATCCAGAGCCAGTGGAAGCAAG CTGGCATCGACCGCCCTTTCACTCTTGATGATTTACAGTTCATGATCTTCCACACACCCTTCTGCAAGCTGACCCAGAAATCCCTGGCTCGCCTGATGTTCAACGACTTCCTGTCTGCCAGTAGCGACACTCAGATCAGCCACTACAAGGGGCTGGAGGCCTTCAG GGGGCTAAAGCTGGAAGACACCTACAACAACAAGGAGCTCGAAAAAGCTTTGCAAAAGGCTTCTCTGGACACGTTCAACAGGAAAACCAAGGCCTCCCTTTACTTCTCCACGTACAACGGGAACACGTATACCTCCTCCCTGTACGGGTGTCTGGCCTCACTTCTGTCCCA GCACTCTGCCCAGGACTTGGCCGGCTCCAGGATTGGTGCCTTTTCCTATGGCTCTGGCTTGGCAGCcagtctcttttcatttcaagTGTCCCAGGACGCTTCTCCAG gctccCCCCTAGAAAAACTGGTATCTAGTATGTCAGACCTGCCGGAACGGCTTGCCTCCAGGAAGCGCATGTCTGCTGAGGAGTTCACGGCAATAATGGAACAAAGAGAACAATTCTACCACAAGG TGAATTTCTCACCCCCTGGTGACACAAGGAACCTTTTCCCAGGCACCTGGTACCTGGAGAGAGTGGATGAGCTATATCGCCGCAAGTATGCCCGCTGTCCGGTCTGA